The Cellulomonas fulva genome includes a window with the following:
- a CDS encoding N-acetylmuramoyl-L-alanine amidase has protein sequence MRSTHLTTAPARRRATSLRRVAAAALPLALAVAVLPAPAGATVATDARAVAPAVVPAATADSRPGSTRTLALAASAGDPRVATRTASGSRFYLAAVTWDAGAAADLDVRIRVRTASGWSPWATLAAEDDHAPDAVAGARSAEKRARSGQPSDERPGRAGTEPYVTAAADAVQVRVHGDGPLPRGLRLETVDPGIAAPDAAAGGTEPTSAYVTDAQAAGPTVGAATTSGATTAASQPQRLVPQRPAILSRAAWGAQESMRGNYGEDVWYGEIKGGFVHHTAGSNSYSAAEVPAIIRSIYRYHVVSRGWDDIGYNFLVDRFGRIWEGAYGGVGRPVVGAHTKSYNSSSFAMSAIGDFTSVVPSSKVLDAYSALFAWKLGLSGVWDAQGTSHYTYPGSRDQRTIAGHRDTKATACPGQMLYDRLGTIRSGAARRLAAVPARLTLDGPSTAVAGRPTTLTAQWVRGGIPVDGKVNLQRRSGSSWVHVRQLTVTGGLATADVTPTRSTAYRLRASSSTRPVNVALDGSPGTSNTLSTSVRATTGTPSLRLDGAAVARVGDRVELAIVWRAPGGLVDGRVNLQRRSGSSWVHVRQLAVVDGRATTTLTPGGSHGYRLRASSATWPRDVPLAHPRGTSNTYSVTVYPRASAPFA, from the coding sequence ATGCGCTCCACCCACCTGACGACCGCTCCCGCGCGCCGACGCGCGACCTCCCTGCGCCGCGTGGCGGCCGCCGCGCTCCCGCTGGCGCTCGCCGTGGCGGTGCTCCCCGCGCCCGCGGGGGCCACCGTCGCGACCGACGCCCGCGCCGTGGCACCTGCGGTCGTGCCCGCCGCCACGGCCGACAGCCGCCCCGGGAGCACCCGCACGCTCGCGCTGGCGGCGTCCGCGGGCGACCCGCGCGTCGCGACGCGTACGGCGTCGGGCTCGCGCTTCTACCTCGCGGCCGTGACGTGGGACGCGGGCGCGGCGGCCGACCTCGACGTCCGCATCCGGGTGCGGACCGCCTCGGGCTGGTCGCCGTGGGCGACGCTCGCGGCCGAGGACGACCACGCCCCGGACGCGGTCGCGGGCGCGAGGTCCGCCGAGAAGCGGGCCCGATCCGGCCAGCCGTCCGACGAGCGGCCGGGGCGCGCCGGCACCGAGCCGTACGTCACCGCCGCCGCGGACGCGGTCCAGGTCCGGGTGCACGGCGACGGCCCGCTCCCCCGGGGCCTGCGCCTCGAGACCGTCGACCCCGGCATAGCGGCCCCGGACGCCGCCGCCGGCGGCACCGAGCCGACCTCCGCGTACGTCACCGACGCGCAGGCGGCCGGCCCCACGGTGGGTGCGGCGACGACGAGCGGCGCGACGACGGCCGCGAGCCAGCCGCAGCGGCTGGTCCCGCAGCGGCCCGCGATCCTGTCCCGCGCCGCGTGGGGCGCGCAGGAGTCGATGCGGGGCAACTACGGCGAGGACGTCTGGTACGGCGAGATCAAGGGCGGGTTCGTGCACCACACCGCCGGGTCGAACAGCTACTCGGCCGCCGAGGTCCCCGCGATCATCCGGTCCATCTACCGCTACCACGTGGTCAGCCGTGGCTGGGACGACATCGGGTACAACTTCCTGGTCGACCGGTTCGGTCGCATCTGGGAGGGCGCGTACGGCGGGGTCGGCCGGCCGGTCGTCGGGGCGCACACCAAGAGCTACAACTCGTCGTCGTTCGCCATGTCCGCGATCGGCGACTTCACGAGCGTGGTCCCGTCCTCGAAGGTCCTCGACGCGTACTCGGCGCTCTTCGCGTGGAAGCTCGGCCTCTCGGGCGTCTGGGACGCCCAGGGCACGTCGCACTACACGTACCCCGGCTCGCGCGACCAACGGACCATCGCCGGTCACCGCGACACGAAGGCCACGGCGTGCCCGGGGCAGATGCTGTACGACCGCCTGGGCACCATCCGGTCGGGTGCGGCGCGCCGGCTCGCCGCGGTCCCGGCCCGGCTCACGCTGGACGGCCCGTCGACCGCCGTGGCCGGCCGGCCGACGACGCTGACCGCGCAGTGGGTGCGCGGCGGCATCCCGGTCGACGGGAAGGTCAACCTCCAGCGCCGGTCGGGCTCGTCGTGGGTGCACGTCCGTCAGCTCACGGTCACCGGTGGCCTCGCGACGGCGGACGTCACGCCGACCCGCAGCACGGCGTACCGGTTGCGGGCCTCCTCGAGCACACGGCCGGTCAACGTCGCGCTCGACGGGTCGCCCGGCACCAGCAACACGCTGAGCACGAGCGTCCGCGCGACGACCGGCACGCCGTCGCTCCGGCTCGACGGCGCCGCCGTGGCACGCGTCGGCGACCGCGTCGAGCTCGCGATCGTCTGGCGTGCCCCGGGCGGGCTCGTCGACGGACGCGTCAACCTGCAGCGCCGCTCGGGCTCGTCGTGGGTGCACGTGCGCCAGCTCGCGGTCGTCGACGGTCGCGCGACGACGACGCTCACGCCAGGCGGGTCCCACGGCTACCGGCTCCGCGCGTCGAGCGCGACCTGGCCGCGGGACGTGCCGCTGGCGCACCCGCGGGGCACCTCGAACACCTACTCGGTGACCGTCTACCCGCGGGCGTCGGCGCCGTTCGCGTGA
- a CDS encoding DUF5719 family protein, which produces MSANVARFTRAASGVAVLALAAAVVVGSTGTTPPDAAASDVPGGGTLVQVPPSPTRLVCPGPLVLPEDDGGDDDFDPVPVDPVTSVVVAATSSGGAEVTTLDGTDEQATLGTGTDAATVAPADDPLVVLARPTDERAAVAAAGGSVVSRGDLRGLAAASCQVATTDAWLVGGSTELGATALLVLQNPGTTPAVVHLDVFGPTGQVDLDTEQYLVAPGSERVVVLGGLAPEQRRIAVHVTATGGRVAAHVQDSTLEGFTPTGTELVVPGAPAARRQVLPAVSLPATEVDGADAGVLRLLAPGGGAATARVRLLGPDGVQDLPGAEALELPPGTVTDVPLGGLPAGAYTFVVDADRPVVAGAMLLREGDPTEQDPTVPTSERGWIASVATSGGMVAVPDGAAGSLILGAVAAQDDLAADAEARVGATLRLVGTDGSTVARTHVEVRTGRTDRWTVADLAPAGAVVAGVQVVPDDADGAGGTWLATGLVAGVPQSDGTLLSVLVPAQQPDVADGVVVRQDPRLGS; this is translated from the coding sequence ATGAGCGCCAACGTGGCCCGGTTCACGCGCGCGGCGTCGGGGGTGGCCGTGCTCGCGCTCGCGGCGGCGGTCGTCGTCGGCAGCACGGGGACGACGCCCCCCGACGCGGCGGCCTCCGACGTCCCCGGCGGCGGCACGCTCGTGCAGGTCCCGCCCTCGCCGACGCGCCTGGTCTGCCCGGGCCCCCTGGTGCTGCCCGAGGACGACGGCGGCGACGACGACTTCGACCCGGTCCCCGTGGACCCGGTCACCTCCGTCGTCGTCGCAGCGACGTCGAGCGGCGGTGCCGAGGTCACGACGCTCGACGGCACCGACGAGCAGGCGACGCTGGGCACCGGCACGGACGCCGCGACGGTCGCGCCCGCGGACGACCCGCTCGTCGTGCTGGCCCGGCCGACCGACGAGCGCGCCGCCGTCGCCGCCGCGGGCGGCTCGGTCGTCAGCCGCGGGGACCTGCGCGGACTCGCCGCGGCGTCGTGCCAGGTCGCGACCACCGACGCGTGGCTCGTCGGGGGATCCACGGAGCTCGGCGCCACCGCGCTGCTGGTCCTGCAGAACCCCGGCACCACGCCGGCGGTGGTGCACCTCGACGTCTTCGGCCCGACCGGCCAGGTCGACCTCGACACCGAGCAGTACCTGGTCGCACCGGGCAGCGAGCGGGTCGTCGTGCTCGGCGGGCTCGCCCCCGAGCAGCGCCGCATCGCCGTGCACGTGACGGCGACGGGCGGCCGGGTCGCCGCGCACGTGCAGGACTCGACGCTCGAGGGCTTCACGCCGACGGGCACCGAGCTCGTGGTGCCGGGCGCGCCCGCCGCGCGGCGGCAGGTGCTGCCGGCGGTCTCGCTGCCGGCGACGGAGGTCGACGGCGCGGACGCGGGCGTGCTGCGCCTGCTCGCGCCGGGCGGGGGAGCGGCGACCGCACGCGTGCGCCTGCTCGGCCCGGACGGCGTCCAGGACCTGCCGGGCGCCGAGGCGCTCGAGCTCCCGCCCGGGACCGTGACGGACGTGCCGCTCGGCGGGCTGCCCGCCGGCGCCTACACGTTCGTCGTGGACGCGGACCGTCCCGTCGTCGCGGGCGCCATGCTCCTGCGCGAGGGCGACCCCACCGAGCAGGACCCGACGGTCCCGACGAGCGAGCGCGGCTGGATCGCGTCCGTCGCGACGTCCGGCGGCATGGTGGCCGTGCCCGACGGCGCGGCCGGCTCGCTGATCCTCGGCGCGGTCGCGGCGCAGGACGACCTCGCCGCGGACGCCGAGGCCCGCGTGGGCGCGACGCTCCGGCTGGTCGGGACGGACGGCTCGACGGTCGCCCGCACGCACGTGGAGGTCCGGACGGGGCGCACCGACCGGTGGACGGTCGCCGACCTCGCGCCCGCGGGCGCCGTCGTCGCGGGCGTCCAGGTGGTGCCCGACGACGCGGACGGGGCGGGCGGCACCTGGCTCGCGACGGGGCTGGTCGCGGGCGTCCCGCAGAGCGACGGCACGCTGCTCTCCGTCCTGGTCCCGGCCCAGCAGCCCGACGTCGCGGACGGCGTGGTGGTGCGCCAGGACCCGCGTCTGGGGTCCTGA
- a CDS encoding glycosyltransferase family 2 protein: MTETRLPVDPSPTTSVTAVVVTQGSTPYLGTSLAALAGQVRRPPRVLVVDVSAGDEDGPGAHDALRLEVERAFAAVPGPQPRVDVVRAPGARTFGAAVRDALGADQGPTTGWLWLLHDDTAPAPSALAELVRAVGRAPSVVVAGVKQRTWTDPERLLEVGLRTSRSGRRMTDVEPGELDQGQHDARDDVLGVGLAGALVRRDVWDELGGPDPALGPFGDGLDLSRRARLAGHRVVVVPAAVVRHAQAGYLGLRGVALPPVDADGDGEDDHGDPARSFRARRRAVTHQRLATAALPLLPVVVLLVLASSVVRALVQVSAKQPGLAVDELRGPLRALLSVGAVTAARRRAARTRRLPRRALWPLQAGWRDVWRQARDRRLARAEARRVVRAPSELELSELAALATRRRAGLAALVVALLALVVLAAGSLVSAVAGGARLVGGALLPLAGDLGDLWDAAMSWWVSGGLGAPGPSDALLQVMTVPSVLLGGPDRAAGLVVLGSVLLAGVSAWFAAGAATRSVVLRAWAGVVWAFAPALLLGVGQGRLGPVLAHVLLPWVALGMARAVGVHRVDRVVSGVLTAQRSPEQEQLRSVVEPASDGPVASTTEHVPDEHPTPEHPTAEHGDEEPAGDGAPHDPTGALPPDEADDPDAVREVVETVEEDDEAARWVGAPLPTGSVTAAAAAALALAATVAAAPALLVPAVVATLVAALCAPRHRRRLVAALLPALLVSAPLLVAAVGRGVSGLRLLVADPGLTLATEPAGALERLLGTPSDAAALVPESVPDAVTRAWPYALVAVVLGIAVLALLRGPGARAVRLGWVVAATGLAAATGTALLPVGVQDGEVAYGWTGTALSLTLLGLLTAALLGADGVRRRLAASSFGWRQLVVGTVTVVAVGVPALWAVGWAVQAHDGPALALSTAEGAVVPAVGRQSQESPDASRVLALAVERAASPDGSAGDLVVSWQLLRADGAQLVDDAAAVGTLRLADGAPGEPAQVASDDPATQEVAALVARISQGATGDVAGPLAALAVSDVLVPSIGATTGTTTGTTTGTGTGTGVAAGGDPGDAATDRAASRRARDALVAELDATAGLERVTQNSSGVLWRVAAAGETAPVVVRSWARTVAQGDDLADPATPAEPVPARGRWVDTRVGAGTSSRLLVLAERTDPYWRATLDGRSLRAVDNGWRQTFDLGAEGGHLVVVHDPPLRRPLQAAQVLVLALTFLLALPVRRRRGR; this comes from the coding sequence ATGACTGAGACCCGCCTGCCCGTGGACCCGTCACCGACGACGTCGGTGACCGCGGTCGTCGTCACCCAGGGCAGCACGCCCTACCTCGGGACGTCGCTCGCGGCGCTCGCGGGCCAGGTCCGTCGCCCGCCGCGCGTGCTCGTCGTCGACGTGAGCGCCGGGGACGAGGACGGCCCGGGCGCGCACGACGCGCTGCGGCTCGAGGTCGAGCGCGCCTTCGCGGCGGTGCCGGGCCCGCAGCCGCGGGTCGACGTGGTGCGCGCGCCGGGCGCCCGGACCTTCGGCGCGGCCGTCCGCGACGCGCTGGGCGCGGACCAGGGTCCGACGACGGGCTGGCTGTGGCTGCTGCACGACGACACCGCCCCCGCGCCCTCGGCGCTCGCGGAGCTGGTGCGCGCGGTCGGCCGGGCGCCCTCGGTCGTGGTCGCCGGCGTGAAGCAGCGCACCTGGACGGATCCCGAGCGCCTGCTCGAGGTCGGCCTGCGCACCTCACGCTCCGGGCGGCGGATGACCGACGTCGAGCCGGGGGAGCTGGACCAGGGCCAGCACGACGCCCGGGACGACGTGCTCGGCGTCGGCCTCGCCGGCGCGCTGGTGCGCCGCGACGTCTGGGACGAGCTCGGCGGGCCCGATCCCGCGCTCGGACCGTTCGGCGACGGCCTCGACCTGTCCCGCCGGGCGCGGCTGGCCGGCCACCGCGTCGTGGTCGTGCCCGCGGCCGTCGTGCGGCACGCGCAGGCGGGCTACCTGGGCCTGCGGGGCGTCGCGCTGCCGCCGGTGGACGCCGACGGCGACGGCGAGGACGACCACGGCGACCCCGCGCGCTCGTTCCGCGCCCGGCGCCGTGCGGTGACGCACCAGCGCCTCGCGACCGCGGCGCTGCCCCTGCTGCCGGTCGTCGTGCTGCTGGTCCTCGCGAGCTCCGTGGTGCGCGCGCTCGTGCAGGTCTCGGCCAAGCAGCCCGGGCTCGCCGTTGACGAGCTGCGCGGTCCGCTGCGCGCGCTGCTCAGCGTGGGCGCCGTGACCGCCGCGCGGCGCCGGGCGGCACGCACGCGGCGGCTGCCCCGGCGTGCGCTGTGGCCGCTCCAGGCCGGCTGGCGAGACGTGTGGCGCCAGGCGCGCGACCGGCGCCTCGCGCGCGCCGAGGCCCGCCGCGTCGTGCGCGCGCCGTCCGAGCTCGAGCTCAGCGAGCTCGCCGCCCTCGCCACCCGCCGCCGCGCCGGCCTCGCCGCGCTCGTCGTCGCCCTGCTCGCGCTCGTCGTGCTCGCCGCGGGCTCGCTGGTGTCCGCGGTCGCGGGCGGCGCGCGGCTGGTGGGCGGGGCGCTCCTGCCGCTCGCCGGCGACCTGGGCGACCTCTGGGACGCGGCGATGTCCTGGTGGGTGTCCGGCGGGCTCGGGGCGCCGGGCCCCTCCGACGCGCTGCTGCAGGTCATGACCGTCCCCTCGGTGCTCCTCGGCGGGCCCGACCGCGCGGCCGGGCTCGTCGTGCTCGGGTCGGTGCTCCTCGCCGGGGTGTCCGCCTGGTTCGCGGCCGGTGCCGCGACGCGGTCGGTGGTCCTGCGCGCGTGGGCCGGCGTGGTCTGGGCGTTCGCTCCCGCGCTGCTCCTCGGCGTCGGCCAGGGTCGCCTCGGTCCGGTGCTCGCGCACGTGCTGCTGCCGTGGGTCGCGCTCGGGATGGCGCGGGCCGTCGGCGTGCACCGCGTCGACCGCGTCGTGTCCGGCGTGCTCACCGCGCAGCGCTCGCCCGAGCAGGAGCAGCTGCGGTCCGTCGTCGAGCCCGCGAGCGACGGACCCGTCGCCTCGACCACCGAGCACGTGCCCGACGAGCACCCGACCCCTGAGCACCCGACAGCTGAGCACGGGGACGAGGAGCCCGCCGGCGACGGCGCGCCCCACGACCCCACGGGCGCGCTGCCGCCCGACGAGGCCGACGACCCGGATGCCGTGCGCGAGGTCGTCGAGACGGTCGAGGAGGACGACGAGGCGGCGCGCTGGGTCGGCGCCCCGCTCCCGACCGGCTCGGTCACGGCCGCCGCCGCCGCGGCGCTCGCCCTCGCGGCCACGGTCGCCGCCGCCCCCGCGCTCCTGGTGCCCGCTGTTGTCGCGACCCTGGTGGCGGCGCTGTGCGCACCGCGCCACCGGCGTCGGCTGGTCGCGGCGCTGCTGCCGGCGCTGCTGGTGAGCGCGCCCCTGCTCGTGGCGGCCGTGGGCCGCGGGGTGTCCGGGCTGCGCCTGCTCGTCGCGGACCCCGGCCTCACGCTCGCGACCGAGCCGGCGGGCGCGCTCGAACGGCTGCTCGGCACGCCCTCCGACGCGGCCGCCCTCGTGCCCGAGTCCGTGCCGGACGCGGTGACCCGCGCCTGGCCGTACGCGCTCGTCGCGGTCGTGCTCGGCATCGCGGTGCTCGCGCTCCTGCGTGGCCCGGGCGCGCGCGCGGTCCGGCTCGGCTGGGTCGTCGCCGCGACGGGTCTGGCCGCCGCCACCGGGACCGCGCTGCTGCCGGTCGGCGTCCAGGACGGCGAGGTGGCGTACGGGTGGACCGGAACCGCGCTCTCGCTCACGCTGCTGGGCCTGCTCACCGCGGCTCTGCTCGGCGCCGACGGCGTGCGCCGCCGCCTCGCGGCCTCGTCGTTCGGCTGGCGGCAGCTCGTCGTGGGGACCGTCACGGTCGTGGCCGTCGGCGTCCCTGCGCTGTGGGCGGTCGGCTGGGCGGTGCAGGCGCACGACGGGCCGGCACTCGCGCTGTCGACCGCCGAGGGCGCCGTCGTGCCCGCGGTCGGCCGTCAGTCGCAGGAGTCGCCCGACGCGTCGCGGGTCCTGGCGCTCGCGGTCGAGCGTGCCGCGTCGCCCGACGGGTCGGCCGGCGACCTCGTCGTCTCCTGGCAGCTCCTGCGCGCGGACGGCGCCCAGCTGGTCGACGACGCGGCCGCGGTCGGCACGCTCCGGCTCGCGGACGGCGCGCCCGGCGAGCCCGCGCAGGTCGCGTCCGACGACCCGGCGACGCAGGAGGTCGCCGCCCTCGTGGCCCGGATCTCGCAGGGCGCGACCGGCGACGTCGCCGGCCCGCTCGCGGCGCTCGCGGTGTCCGACGTGCTCGTGCCATCCATCGGCGCCACGACCGGCACCACGACCGGCACCACGACCGGCACCGGCACCGGAACCGGTGTCGCCGCCGGCGGGGACCCCGGCGACGCCGCCACCGACCGCGCCGCGTCGCGTCGCGCCCGCGACGCGCTGGTCGCCGAGCTGGACGCGACCGCGGGCCTGGAGCGGGTCACGCAGAACAGCTCGGGGGTGCTCTGGCGCGTCGCCGCGGCCGGGGAGACGGCTCCCGTCGTCGTGCGGTCCTGGGCCCGCACGGTCGCGCAGGGCGACGACCTCGCCGACCCGGCGACGCCGGCCGAGCCCGTCCCCGCCCGCGGTCGCTGGGTCGACACCCGCGTCGGCGCCGGCACGTCCTCGCGGCTGCTCGTCCTGGCGGAGCGGACCGACCCGTACTGGCGCGCGACCCTCGACGGGCGTTCGCTGCGTGCCGTCGACAACGGCTGGCGGCAGACGTTCGACCTCGGCGCCGAGGGCGGTCACCTCGTCGTGGTCCACGACCCGCCGCTGCGCCGGCCGCTGCAGGCGGCCCAGGTGCTGGTCCTGGCGCTGACGTTCCTGCTCGCGCTGCCGGTCCGACGACGGAGGGGACGATGA
- a CDS encoding metallopeptidase family protein, protein MPTTMPAFRTRAQRFDDLVLDAVEHLERHWGRQIEGTEFAVEDVPPSNPAPWEHGGVPLGRYFPADAGLPPRIVVYRRPVESRAADATDLADLVRDVVVEQVAHMLGRDPQEIDPTYGDEPGR, encoded by the coding sequence ATGCCGACGACGATGCCCGCGTTCCGCACGCGCGCGCAGCGGTTCGACGACCTGGTGCTCGACGCGGTCGAGCACCTCGAGCGCCACTGGGGCCGGCAGATCGAGGGCACCGAGTTCGCGGTCGAGGACGTGCCGCCGTCGAACCCGGCCCCCTGGGAGCACGGGGGCGTGCCGCTCGGGCGGTACTTCCCCGCGGACGCGGGGCTCCCGCCGCGCATCGTCGTCTACCGCCGGCCCGTGGAGTCGCGGGCGGCCGACGCCACCGACCTCGCCGACCTGGTGCGCGACGTCGTCGTGGAGCAGGTCGCCCACATGCTCGGCCGCGACCCGCAGGAGATCGACCCGACCTACGGCGACGAGCCCGGCCGCTGA
- a CDS encoding WhiB family transcriptional regulator, producing MGWQERALCAQTDPEAFFPEKGGSTREAKKVCSGCDVRGECLEYALANDERFGIWGGLSERERRKLKRRVV from the coding sequence ATGGGCTGGCAGGAGCGCGCGCTGTGCGCCCAGACCGACCCCGAGGCGTTCTTCCCCGAGAAGGGCGGCTCGACGCGCGAGGCCAAGAAGGTCTGCTCCGGCTGCGACGTGCGCGGCGAGTGCCTGGAGTACGCGCTCGCCAACGACGAGCGGTTCGGCATCTGGGGCGGCCTGTCCGAGCGGGAGCGCCGCAAGCTGAAGCGCCGGGTCGTCTGA
- a CDS encoding TIGR03089 family protein: MAPDTTPTPDPASGRRDDRTHAQTPVRPAPADVAALLRALLREPGRPRVTWYGDEGERVELSGAVLENWVNKTTNLLVEELDAGPGTVVALDLPAHWRTVPWTLAALRAGATLALGPSTDADVVVTAAPDDATVPAGAQLVVVTLPALARRAAGPLPAHALDAAASVMTYGDALGWVAPADPASAALVGPLVGADLDADPGSGAQHVPHVPHVQHGALGSWWAGLPSDRLLLAPDGAAVWLRRVLGTLAADGSLVLLSAGRADELGRDGAALDRLVASERITASTGLPGRLPGPVT, translated from the coding sequence ATGGCACCCGACACCACCCCGACCCCCGACCCCGCCTCCGGGCGGCGCGACGACAGGACGCACGCCCAGACCCCCGTCCGCCCGGCGCCCGCCGACGTGGCGGCCCTCCTGCGGGCGCTGCTGCGCGAGCCGGGTCGCCCGCGCGTCACGTGGTACGGGGACGAGGGCGAGCGCGTCGAGCTGTCCGGGGCGGTGCTCGAGAACTGGGTGAACAAGACCACGAACCTGCTCGTCGAGGAGCTGGACGCGGGGCCGGGCACCGTCGTGGCCCTCGACCTGCCGGCGCACTGGCGGACCGTGCCGTGGACGCTCGCCGCCCTGCGCGCGGGCGCGACGCTCGCGCTCGGCCCGTCCACCGACGCCGACGTCGTCGTGACCGCCGCGCCCGACGACGCCACCGTGCCGGCGGGGGCCCAGCTCGTCGTCGTCACCCTCCCCGCGCTCGCGCGGCGCGCCGCCGGGCCGCTGCCGGCGCACGCGCTCGACGCGGCCGCGTCCGTCATGACCTACGGGGACGCGCTCGGCTGGGTGGCACCCGCCGACCCCGCGAGCGCGGCGCTCGTCGGCCCACTCGTCGGCGCCGACCTCGACGCGGACCCCGGGTCCGGCGCGCAGCACGTGCCGCACGTGCCGCACGTGCAGCACGGCGCGCTCGGGTCGTGGTGGGCCGGGCTGCCGTCCGACCGCCTCCTCCTCGCACCGGACGGTGCCGCGGTGTGGCTGCGCCGTGTCCTCGGCACGCTCGCCGCCGACGGCTCGCTGGTCCTGCTCAGCGCCGGGCGCGCCGACGAGCTCGGCCGTGACGGGGCCGCGCTCGACCGCCTCGTGGCCTCCGAGCGGATCACCGCGAGCACCGGGCTTCCCGGTCGGCTGCCCGGTCCCGTCACCTGA
- a CDS encoding SpoIID/LytB domain-containing protein, whose translation MRHRIGALIAFVGLAAVLLVAPPAAAATPTSALVASAVAATTSGSAVPVAVSWVHQGAPVTGRVNLQRRSGSTWVHVRQVAVTDGVARTSVAPTSTTSYRLRASSATEPPGTPTTGTAGTSATVTVQVVGQPLRAGAPHLSQSTVQLDDGTARLAATWTYAGRAVTGTANLQRNDGAGWVHVKRVTITKGAASITTSVPGAALLRLRAVSADVPGLVVTSPYGLSEELRFVPGAVRIPSSFSVVGAGYGHGVGMSQYGAYGMALDGAGPTTILQHYYSGSQLASTPTDQLVRVQVRTGTTSTSFTSSSGKSRVRLNGAIATEAQAGTPITVAASSGRLKVTVGSRTWTTASANGGVHVEWQSTRYWAGSGDVTVKVAGADANAYRWGRMEIKNLGGYVNAVDVVQLGDEYLYGLAEVPSSWPMNALRAQVVAARSYAWADLGSVSSSCDCHLYDDTRSQVFRGWDKVAEPYYGARWKAAVDATIGAAGARVLTANGSRVKAYFFSSSGGRTENSEDVWSAALSYTRSVDDHWSSDPAVNPNWRWSASVSQSTMRSVFGLPDVAQVSVTSRTAGGSADVVRATSSSGATRSLGGQTFRSVLGLKGAWISSITG comes from the coding sequence ATGCGTCACAGGATCGGTGCCCTGATCGCGTTCGTCGGGCTCGCGGCGGTGCTCCTCGTGGCACCACCCGCGGCTGCGGCGACGCCCACCTCGGCGCTGGTCGCGTCCGCGGTCGCGGCGACGACGTCCGGGAGTGCGGTGCCGGTCGCCGTGAGCTGGGTGCACCAGGGCGCTCCCGTGACCGGGCGCGTGAACCTGCAGCGCCGGTCCGGCTCGACGTGGGTGCACGTGCGGCAGGTCGCCGTGACCGACGGCGTCGCGCGCACGTCCGTGGCGCCGACGTCGACCACGTCCTACCGCCTGCGCGCGAGCTCCGCGACGGAGCCGCCCGGCACCCCGACGACCGGCACGGCGGGGACCAGCGCGACCGTCACGGTGCAGGTGGTCGGGCAGCCGCTCCGGGCCGGCGCGCCGCACCTGAGCCAGTCCACCGTGCAGCTCGACGACGGCACCGCACGGCTCGCGGCGACGTGGACGTACGCGGGCCGGGCCGTCACGGGCACGGCGAACCTGCAGCGCAACGACGGCGCCGGCTGGGTCCACGTCAAGCGCGTCACGATCACGAAGGGCGCGGCGTCGATCACGACGAGCGTGCCCGGCGCGGCGCTGCTGCGGCTGCGCGCCGTGTCCGCGGACGTGCCCGGTCTCGTCGTGACCAGCCCCTACGGGCTCAGCGAGGAGCTGAGGTTCGTACCCGGGGCCGTGCGGATCCCGTCGTCGTTCAGTGTCGTCGGCGCCGGCTACGGGCACGGGGTCGGGATGTCGCAGTACGGCGCGTACGGCATGGCGCTCGACGGCGCGGGGCCGACCACGATCCTGCAGCACTACTACTCGGGTTCCCAGCTGGCGAGCACGCCCACGGACCAGCTCGTGCGGGTCCAGGTGCGGACGGGGACGACGAGCACGTCGTTCACCTCGTCGTCCGGCAAGTCCCGCGTGCGCCTGAACGGGGCGATCGCGACCGAGGCCCAGGCGGGCACCCCGATCACCGTCGCGGCCTCGTCGGGCCGGCTCAAGGTGACCGTGGGCTCCCGGACGTGGACCACGGCGTCGGCGAACGGCGGCGTGCACGTCGAGTGGCAGAGCACGCGGTACTGGGCGGGCTCCGGCGACGTCACGGTCAAGGTGGCCGGCGCGGACGCGAACGCGTACCGCTGGGGGCGCATGGAGATCAAGAACCTCGGCGGGTACGTCAACGCGGTCGACGTCGTCCAGCTCGGCGACGAGTACCTGTACGGGCTCGCGGAGGTGCCCTCGTCGTGGCCCATGAACGCGCTGCGCGCGCAGGTGGTGGCGGCGCGGTCCTACGCGTGGGCCGACCTCGGCTCGGTGAGCAGCTCGTGCGACTGCCACCTGTACGACGACACGCGCTCGCAGGTGTTCCGCGGCTGGGACAAGGTCGCCGAGCCGTACTACGGCGCCCGGTGGAAGGCCGCGGTCGACGCGACCATCGGGGCGGCCGGCGCGCGCGTCCTGACCGCCAACGGCAGCCGGGTCAAGGCGTACTTCTTCTCGTCGTCCGGCGGCCGTACCGAGAACAGCGAGGACGTCTGGAGCGCCGCGCTGTCGTACACGCGCAGCGTCGACGACCACTGGAGCTCCGACCCGGCGGTCAACCCGAACTGGCGCTGGTCGGCGAGCGTCAGCCAGTCCACCATGCGCTCGGTGTTCGGCCTGCCGGACGTCGCGCAGGTGAGCGTCACCTCCCGCACCGCGGGCGGCTCCGCCGACGTGGTCCGCGCGACCTCGTCGAGCGGCGCCACCCGCAGCCTCGGCGGTCAGACCTTCCGCAGCGTGCTCGGGCTCAAGGGCGCCTGGATCTCCTCGATCACCGGCTGA